One genomic segment of Ostrinia nubilalis chromosome 20, ilOstNubi1.1, whole genome shotgun sequence includes these proteins:
- the LOC135081544 gene encoding uncharacterized protein LOC135081544 isoform X6, with the protein MAAPAPAASCMSTEHGCVMFDCLVHLWEWLDPPVVQSQYPMENKKQAPATQQPLTQQHLMAHHVHPDQIYATQNTQLAAHLTSAQAGQIQPNGVMHQLLQSQYHSNMNARSPLLENRHDLYGTGHNHEYARHYGANDNYYPQSPPRMERNEVHTDHNVNHELLQNIPKGYNAEVYQDYLKRNPPRDTNQIYQNHQPMYRPNVNQYGSKPYLPYSSRIGPQSNTEILRRQYNEIQQMKLQQQLHYQNQAQMQQQQKFAERQLLLQQIHGVQPPPNLQNSIYSDESYRDLDRYGSKNDFKEYSSPDLQKDIDRYAKNNEYRDIEQQNRHYAESQWQSNQQTDFREIERQRRQSEGDKGKSQSPPSDLNNQSQKNNIGVISPMKSSESSSPSVKSPSSDSRRSSGGNQALRSPIAQRIPTAPVTMSGILYKQGSDGLKVWRKRWFVLSEYCLFYYKSQDEEKLLGSVLLPSYKVSACTAEDKVLRKFAFKLEHANMRTYILAAPDQESMLNWVKSLTMAALMQSPNEQPQKQSDRTAAKTEEGDDIPTYANAPPKPRRSNEGYNSPSPDMYDPNYDLLKKPASSHYSQGPNHPRYQEHTNYGSPNQESTYTLSPQSPPPQQPMYQAKRPYDSHNLSLPLTNSANDRQDNNQPNTSNMYRSNPQSPYFNNRTRNQQQQQVPQEMKQDQIYDRQPQRNPFLQDNTPQMETPPKENEAQIKNNRMHMEQDRMQQNYNNETYGETRSNQKINAEMNPYNREVYGELNSRPNKVQAGINERLLIERRTPDAYGRSNTMAAYNKPGPKVGDYEDVYGTYAVENEYGKAYAKSPNTTQSNHQQSAEYGTAYPQEKTFSGPAILRRKKMQSSGIQPPMPRPHSADFLEYESKNEMLNKTMPTRTTADPPKQPQRPKSSLDINSYYDPSSDRYYSEESYAEKMRQSAQYLQAGMAPRNIQIPLAKYASGLAEKQLSSAYSQITNNNYEPEFSANKVPRENASFSAKYGDLEGLNSNWTLKEKNLENQKEYLYRSGSVMSDGSNVSAYTKDMNRFEQSADSFMRSASARLPSSGNEKEGEKKVQQVNDYPREESMKRLLEWKQRMLQSPLTRKSTPATISLARSLNQSRQSLRSDQYKSKTYTNASYNSYSSDDEASMTMAGTNMDPGSNNNTVNQQTLSKKAFLGSNTSIGRTNRDTNIPVRAVSPRVRWVEEKPINDTYGSQQMSNSQQNLHTLTATEDSWATARSPSRASQQPIRAVSPRVRRNTENDDLQREGRRQGDQLSEVPTAGELLGRTHEELVLLLIQLRRRHAATHRAIEQCRAQISSIEDSLSSLKAMEREENLQRLEQLRMQLMELEHQYEKSKPLVQLVDNMVKLGSLYNRPGSTVERLERNQRLRQKVLAEHALEQQRWLESAAAGKPLETEAARARVAELWALEQELADEAAILQGLKTDKDAIESLLTGVRGKLDSVPRGDLPPRVVNQPPPQAPGLEAELARVHAMLAHNSKVYKKLEQTVADNARLERELQQLRRALQARRAAVPAHPTAMLEDEVSRVQQLVSALQRQRQELSRAVRHLTQQSHALQTTHDSMPGKRRPQSSWQETNLDTGHTIDHGQSDYDYEMTGPLLPPGHYDHNMETPLYVDTRAGGGDVISPLNSEDMQHGGFGNLSNVEKQEIKTVRIVKRESERRQRDRERSLQPMSDWPNHNITANLDQFIEEELVTSLNYARTSSVPMNDYNKLEDYCNKQRVQQEPPNYLRLNDRNMELSPKYPSSPSLSNYDYSRDMSSLSSSYQKSYDRSLYDRTVSLSTQYLNSPTDSSRTLTNDPMSKTSSIVSLTRSHMELSPIFKSEAAKQIITEMSGEPKTGSLHRRQVPKEKRRHYTAPHHLSAKTLNELPKDAYNQDKMGRSLDDADMERALRTAPAPDVVRSALPAQATRLADSTIDQLLAAPQKILIPERYIPEKPPELSPEEQQKRQEKVESIKKMLTSSSADPSKSPDCEEKRQREHLLQMNQILAKQVTEMSKIIAGTNTEQGPSTANN; encoded by the exons GCTTGACCCACCAGTTGTGCAGTCGCAATATCCAATGGAGAATAAAAAGCAAGCCCCGGCGACCCAGCAGCCGCTCACACAACAACATCTAATGGCTCATCATGTCCATCCAGACCAGATATACGCCACTCAGAACACACAGCTCGCTGCGCACCTCACGTCCGCGCAGGCTGGCCAGATACAGCCTAATGGCGTCATGCATCAACTCCTCCAAAGTCAATACCATTCAAACATGAATGCGCGGTCGCCGCTTCTCGAAAACAGACACGACCTTTACGGCACAGGACACAACCACGAATACGCGAGGCATTATGGAGCCAACGACAATTACTACCCACAGTCGCCGCCCAGAATGGAACGCAACGAAGTGCACACAGACCACAACGTCAACCACGAACTACTACAAAACATCCCAAAAGGATACAACGCGGAAGTGTATCAGGACTATTTAAAACGTAACCCACCGAGAGATACCAATCAAATATACCAAAATCATCAACCTATGTATAGACCTAATGTAAATCAGTATGGATCTAAGCCGTATTTGCCATATTCAAGTAGAATAGGACCACAGAGTAACACAGAAATATTACGGAGACAGTATAATGAGATTCAGCAAATGAAGCTACAGCAGCAACTTCATTACCAGAATCAGGCGCAAATGCAACAACAACAGAAGTTTGCGGAGCGACAGTTGCTGCTTCAGCAAATTCACGGCGTTCAACCACCGCCTAACTTGCAAAATAGTATATATTCCGACGAATCTTACAGAGACCTAGATCGATACGGTAGTAAAAATGACTTTAAAGAATATAGCAGCCCTGATTTGCAAAAAGATATAGACAGGTATGCCAAAAATAATGAGTACAGAGACATTGAACAACAAAATAGGCATTACGCTGAATCACAGTGGCAGTCGAATCAACAGACTGATTTTAGGGAAATTGAAAGACAAAGACGACAGTCTGAAGGTGATAAAGGGAAGAGCCAGTCTCCGCCGTCAGATTTAAATAATCAAAGtcagaaaaataatattggcGTTATTTCACCTATGAAGTCCAGTGAATCGAGCTCCCCTAGTGTGAAGTCACCTTCTTCGGACAGTCGGAGAAGTAGTGGTGGAAATCAGGCACTACGTTCGCCCATTGCGCAGAGGATACCTACAGCACCGGTAACGATGTCGGGTATTCTCTACAAGCAAGGTTCTGACGGACTTAAAGTTTGGAGGAAAAGATGGTTCGTGTTATCGGAGTATTgcctattttattacaaaa GTCAAGACGAAGAAAAACTTCTAGGTTCGGTGCTTCTACCATCTTACAAAGTTTCTGCTTGCACAGCGGAGGATAAAGTTTTAAGGAAATTCGCCTTCAAACTAGAGCACGCCAATATGCGGACTTACATACTGGCTGCACCGGATCAAGAGTCCATGTTGAATTGGGTCAAATCGTTGACTATGGCCGCTCTGATGCAAAGTCCCAa CGAGCAACCACAAAAGCAAAGTGACCGTACAGCTGCGAAAACAGAG GAAGGTGATGACATACCGACTTATGCTAATGCCCCACCAAAACCGAGACGGTCCAACGAAGGATACAACTCGCCCAGCCCAGACAT GTACGATCCAAATTACGATCTACTAAAAAAGCCAGCTTCATCTCACTACAGTCAAGGCCCTAACCATCCTCGTTACCAGGAACACACAAATTATGGAAGCCCTAATCAAGAGAGCACATACACTCTTAGCCCGCAGTCACCTCCTCCTCAGCAGCCTATGTATCAAGCAAAACGACCTTATGACTCACACAATTTATCTCTCCCTCTGACTAACTCTGCAAATGATAGACAAGATAACAATCAACCTAACACATCAAATATGTACAGATCTAATCCGCAGTCGCCTTACTTTAATAATAGGACAAGAAACCAGCAGCAACAACAGGTACCACAAGAAATGAAACAAGATCAGATATACGACCGACAACCGCAACGCAATCCTTTCCTCCAAGACAACACACCACAGATGGAAACACCACCTAAAGAAAATGAagctcaaattaaaaataatcgaATGCATATGGAGCAGGATAGGATGcaacaaaattataataatgaaacaTACGGCGAAACACGTTCTAACCAGAAGATAAATGCAGAAATGAATCCATACAACAGAGAGGTTTACGGAGAATTGAATTCAAGGCCAAATAAAGTGCAAGCTGGAATAAATGAACGGCTGCTTATTGAAAGAAGAACACCTGATGCTTACGGAAGATCTAATACTATGGCCGCTTATAATAAACCAGGTCCAAAGGTTGGAGATTATGAAGACGTCTATGGAACTTACGCTGTTGAAAATGAGTACGGAAAAGCGTATGCCAAATCGCCAAACACAACTCAGTCTAACCATCAACAATCAGCAGAATATGGCACGGCTTAT CCCCAGGAGAAAACCTTTAGCGGCCCTGCAATTTTAAGGCGAAAGAAAATGCAATCCAGTGGAATACAACCTCCTATGCCAAGACCTCATAGCGCCGATTTCTTGGAATACGAATCCAAGAATGAAATGTTGAATAAAACGATGCCAACTCGGACTACGGCCGACCCGCCCAAGCAACCGCAACGACCTAAATCTAGTCTCGATATAAACTCGTACTACGACCCTAGTTCAGATAGATATTATTCTGAAGAGAGCTACGCAGAGAAAATGCGACAGTCCGCGCAGTATTTGCAAGCAGGAATGGCGCCAAGAAATATACAAATACCATTAGCGAAGTATGCAAGCGGGTTAGCCGAAAAGCAATTAAGCTCAGCATATTCACAGATCACTAATAATAATTACGAGCCGGAGTTTAGTGCTAACAAGGTTCCTCGCGAAAACGCTAGTTTCAGTGCAAAGTATGGAGATCTAGAAGGGCTAAATTCAAATTGGACTTTGAAAGagaaaaatcttgaaaaccaGAAGGAATATTTGTACAGAAGTGGAAGTGTTATGAGCGATGGTTCCAATGTTAGCGCGTATACTAAGGATATGAATCGGTTTGAACAATCAGCGGACAGTTTTATGCGTTCGGCTAGTGCACGGCTACCATCATCTGGTAATGAAAAAGAGGGCGAAAAGAAAGTTCAACAGGTAAATGATTATCCC AGAGAAGAATCAATGAAACGTTTGCTGGAGTGGAAGCAAAGAATGCTTCAGTCTCCTTTGACGAGAAAGAGCACACCAGCTACGATATCGTTGGCTCGATCTCTAAATCAAAGTCGGCAGTCCTTGAGATCGGATCAGTACAAGTCTAAAACGTATACAAACGCTTCATATAACAGTTACTCTTCGGACGATGAAG CTTCTATGACAATGGCAGGCACAAATATGGATCCAGGCTCAAATAATAATACAGTAAATCAGCAAACATTGTCAAAGAAAGCATTTCTCGGAAGTAACACATCAATAGGAAGGACTAATAGAGACACCAATATACCAGTACGTGCTGTGAGCCCCAGAGTGAGATGGGTGGAGGAAAAACCAATCAATGACACTTATGGGTCACAACAGATGTCTAATTCACAACAAAAT TTACATACATTAACGGCTACTGAGGACTCTTGGGCAACTGCTCGATCCCCATCTAGAGCTTCACAGCAGCCTATACGAGCTGTTAGTCCCAGAGTTCGACGGAATACAGAAAATGATGACTTG CAAAGGGAGGGTCGTCGTCAAGGTGATCAGTTGAGCGAAGTCCCCACAGCTGGGGAGCTTTTGGGTCGGACTCATGAAGAGCTGGTGCTTCTTCTCATCCAGTTGAGACGACGTCATGCAGCAACCCATCGCGCTATTGAACAATGCCGTGCTCAGATCAGTAGCATAGag gACAGCCTCAGCTCTCTCAAAGCAATGGAAAGAGAAGAGAACTTGCAACGCTTGGAACAACTGCGGATGCAGCTAATGGAACTGGAGCACCAATATGAGAAGAGTAAACCACTGGTTCAACTGGTGGACAACATGGTGAAGCTAGGATCGCTGTACAATCGGCCTGGTTCAACTGTAGAAAGGCTGGAGAGGAACCAGAGACTTCGGCAGAAGGTCCTAGCTGAACACGCTTTGGAACAACAACG GTGGTTGGAAAGTGCTGCTGCAGGGAAGCCTTTGGAGACTGAAGCAGCAAGGGCAAGAGTGGCAGAATTGTGGGCTTTGGAGCAAGAGCTAGCAGACGAGGCGGCCATTCTGCAAGGCTTGAAGACTGATAAGGACGCTATAGAATCCTTGCTGACTG GTGTTCGCGGCAAGCTAGACAGTGTGCCTCGAGGAGACTTACCCCCCCGCGTGGTCAACCAACCCCCGCCTCAGGCCCCGGGCCTCGAGGCAGAACTGGCCAGAGTGCACGCTATGCTGGCACACAATTCTAAGGTTTATAAG AAACTCGAGCAGACCGTGGCAGACAACGCCCGCTTGGAGCGGGAATTGCAGCAGCTACGTCGCGCTTTGCAGGCCAGGCGTGCTGCGGTCCCAGCTCATCCGACTGCTATGCTAGAAGATG aGGTGTCCCGCGTACAACAGCTGGTGTCGGCGCTACAGCGGCAGCGACAAGAGCTCAGCCGCGCCGTGCGCCACCTCACGCAGCAGTCGCACGCGCTGCAGACAACGCACGACTCCATGCCTG GCAAACGCCGCCCCCAGTCATCTTGGCAAGAGACGAACCTCGACACTGGCCACACGATCGACCACGGCCAGTCCGACTACGACTATGAGATGACGGGCCCTCTACTACCACCAGGCCACTACGACCACAATATGGAGACGCCTCTGTACGTGGACACGAGGGCTGGTGGAGGTGACGTCATCTCCCCGCTGAACAGCGAGGATATGCAGCATGGTGGGTTTG GAAACCTGTCCAACGTAGAGAAGCAAGAGATCAAAACGGTCCGCATAGTAAAGAGGGAGAGCGAACGTCGCCAGAGGGACAGGGAGCGGTCTCTTCAACCGATGTCTGACTGGCCGAATCACAACATCACAGCCAACCTCGACCAGTTCATCGAAGAAGAGCTAGTCACATCCTTGAACTACGCCAGAACTTCCTCCGTTCCGATGAACGATTACAACAAACTCGAGGATTACTGCAACAAGCAAAGAGTTCAGCAAGAACCACCGAACTACCTCCGTCTGAACGATAGAAATATGGAGCTCAGTCCCAAATATCCCTCAAGTCCTTCTCTCTCCAATTACGACTATTCCCGAGACATGTCGTCTTTAAGCAGTAGTTACCAGAAGAGTTACGATAGATCTCTCTACGATAGGACAGTGTCTTTGTCCACCCAGTACCTGAACAGCCCGACGGATAGCTCGAGGACGTTGACTAACGACCCGATGTCTAAGACCAGTAGTATAGTCAGCCTGACGAGGTCCCATATGGAGCTGTCGCCGATCTTCAAGAGCGAGGCGGCGAAGCAGATAATCACGGAGATGTCAGGGGAGCCGAAGACCGGGTCGCTGCATCGGAGGCAGGTGCCCAAGGAGAAGAGGCGCCATTACACTGCGCCTCACCATCTGAGCGCGAAGACTCTGAACGAGCTGCCGAAAGATGCATACAATCAAGAC AAAATGGGCCGTTCCCTCGACGACGCGGACATGGAGCGCGCGCTGCGCACTGCGCCCGCGCCTGACGTGGTCCGCTCGGCGTTGCCAGCGCAGGCCACTCGCCTCGCAGACTCCACCATCGACCAGCTGCTGGCCGCGCCGCAGAAGATACTCATCCCGGAGCGGTACATCCCCGAAAAG CCTCCAGAACTGTCTCCGGAAGAACAGCAGAAGCGTCAAGAAAAAGTGGAATCCATCAAGAAGATGCTCACGAGTTCCTCAGCTGATCCGAGCAAG AGCCCGGACTGCGAAGAGAAGCGGCAGCGGGAGCACTTGCTCCAAATGAACCAGATTCTCGCCAAGCAGGTCACGGAGATGAGCAAGATCATCGCAG GAACCAACACTGAGCAAGGGCCGTCCACCGCGAACAACTGA